The stretch of DNA CGGCCACAACGTAGAACATTCGCGTGAATCTCGTGCGGATGAGAACGAACGCGAGTCCGAGCGCCACCAGAATAGAGGCCAGGATTATGACCACGATCCCCAGCTGGGCGTCGGTGATCGGAACCGTGGTGGTGGTCAGGGCTGCAACAGCCACGAAGAGCCCGACACCGCCGACGCAGTAGACAATGGCACGAATCGAGGTGGCGCTGAGCGGGGTTTTGGTGATCCGCGCGGTGATGACAGCGGTGATCACCAGGGCAAGTGCGCCGAGCGGTTGCACGACTGTCAAGGGCGCCAGGTACAGGCTGAAGAGTTGGAACACGATGGCCAGCCCGAGCATGAGCGTTCCAATCAACCAGGACGGGCGCCGGGCCAGGGCGAGAAGCTGGCCGAGCGCCAAACCCGATCGTTGAGGCGCGCCCGTTGCCCTGTTGTGGACTTTCGCGACGCCATGCTGTTGGAATTCTGCTCCCGCAGCCAGGAAGAGCGAGCCGACGAGTGCGACGGGGATTCCCAGTGCCTGGACCGGTGTCAGGGAGATTACGTCAAGACTCATGCGGTCATACCCTTCCGTGCTGGATTCTAGACGAGAAGCATGACACCACAGGCATTGGGCTGAGGGCAGGGGTTAGAGCTTCTGGGTGCGCAGGCGCAGAGCGTTGCTGATGACGCTGACCGAGGAGAGCGACATGGCCGCGGCGGCGATGATGGGCGAAAGCAGGACTCCGAAGAACGGGTAGAGCACTCCCGCCGCGATCGGGATCCCCGCTGCGTTGTAGATGAATGCGAAGGTCAGGTTCTGGCGGATGTTGCGCATCGTCTTCTGTGAGAGCCGACGCGCGTGCACAATCCCGACCAAATCGCCGCCGAGCAGGGTGATGCCGGCGCTTTCGATGGCGACATCCGTGCCGGAACCCATGGCCAGCCCAACATCGGCGGCGGCGAGGGCGGGGGCATCGTTGACGCCGTCGCCGGCCATGGCCACGACCTTTCCTTCTCTCCGGAGAGCCTTTACGATGTCGCTCTTGTGCTCCGGCAGCACCTGCGCTTCAACCCGGTCGATGCCCAGCCGCTTGGCCACGGCCTGCGCCGTGGCGAGGTTGTCGCCGGTCAGCATGACGATCTGGATACCGTCAGCGGCCAGGGCGGCCAACGCGTCGGCCGTGGTGGCCTTGATCGGGTCCGCGATGGCGAACAGGCCGGCTGCGTGCCCATCGATACTCATGTGGATCACCGTCGCGCCCTCGCCGCGCAGCTGATCGGCTTGCGTATCGAGGGTGCGCATATCGGTGCCCAGCGAGGCCAGGAAGTCCACGTTGCCCAGGGCAACCTGGTGGCCCTCGACGGTGCCGGTCACGCCGCGTCCGGCGGGGGAGTCGAAATCGGCCACATCGGGAATAGTGATGCCACGTTCGTGCGCGGCAGCCGTGATGGCAGCTGCCAGCGGATGCTCGGACGCCCGTTCGACGCCGGCGGCCAGCCGCAGCAACTCATCTTCGGCAGCGCCGGTGCGTTCCGTGACGGTTGCCCGATCGTCGGCGAGAGGGGCTGCGGTGCGCTCAGTGCTGCCGACGGTGATGATCCGGGTGAGGGAGGGACGGCCTTCGGTGAGGGTGCCAGTCTTATCGACAACGAGGGTGTCGACCTTCTCCATCCGTTCCAACGCCTCGGCGTTCTTGATCAGCACCCCCATTTTTGCGCCGCGGCCCACTCCGACCATGATCGACATCGGGGTGGCCAGGCCCAACGCGCACGGGCACGCGATGATCAGCACCGTCACCGCCACAATCAGGGCGTGCGCCAGTTTCGGATCGGGCCCCACCAAAGCCCAGACCGCGAATGCGATCACAGCAGCGCCGAGCACCGCGGGCACGAACACGCCGGCGACCCGGTCGGCCAGGCGCTGGATCGGCGCCTGGGAACGCTGCGCCTCGGCGACCATTGACACAATCCGGGCCAGCATCGTGTCCCGGCCGATCTTCTCGGCCTGCATCACCAGGCCACCGGTCTGGTTGATGGTGCCGCCGATGACCGTGTCACCGGCGGACTTGGTGACCGGCATCGATTCGCCCGTCACCAAAGACTCGTCGATCGAGGAGCGACCCTCCTGAACCGTTCCGTCGACCGGCACTTTCTCGCCGGGCCGGACCCGCAGCCGATCCCCGACCTGCACCTGAGCCAAGTCGATCTCCTCGTCGGTGCCATCCGCACGCAGCCGTCGGGCGCTCGTGGGGCTGAGGTCCAACAACGCCTTGATGGCACCGGAGGTCTTCTCCCGCGCACGTAACTCGAGCACCTGACCCAGCAAAACCAGGACTGTGATGACCGCAGCCGATTCGAAGTAGACATCCACCGTCCCGTCCATGCCGCGAAATGAGGCCGGGAAGATTCCGGGGGCAACCGTGGCGATGACACTGTAGAGCCAGGCCACGCCGGTGCCGATCGCGATCAGGGTGAACATGTTCAGATTGCGGCTTCGCACCGACGCCCAGCCACGAACAAAGAACGGCCATCCGGCCCACAACACCACCGGCGTCGCCAACACCAGTTGCACCCACACCGACACGGTCGGCGGGAGCAACTCATGGACCCAGCCGAAGAGGTGCCCGGCCATCTCGATCACCAGCACCGGAACCGTCAGGACAAGCCCGACCCAGAAGCGGCGGGTCATATTCACCAGCTCCGCACTCGACCCCGACTCCATAGCCGTCACAGTGACCGGCTCCAAACTCATGCCGCAGATCGGGCAGGCACCCGGGCCCGGACGGCGGATTTCCGGATGCATTGGACAGGTGTACTCCACCGCACCGTCAGGGGCCGCCGGCGTCGAACTGCCTCCTGCAGCGCTGCCAGAATGGTCGCCGTGATCGTGATCGATGTACAGGTCGGGGTTCGCTTCGAACGTCGATCGGCAGTGATCGGAGCAGAAGAAGAACCGTGTTCCCTCATGCTCGATGCTCAGAGCGTTGGCCGGGTCAGCCCTCATTCCACACACGGGGTCGGTGACCACGGGCTGCACATCGTTACGACGGCTAGACATAGCTCAACAATACCCCGCAGGGGTAGTCCTCCGTAGGGGATTATTCAGGCGTGAAGTCCACCTGAGTGGCGCGACGGGGGACGGAGCGCGGTTAGCGTGCCACGCGGTAGCGAAGGGAGACGACGTTCGAGGTGAAGGTTCGGGTCTCGACGAGTTCGAGATCCACTCGGCGCTCGTGCTGGGGGAAGAAGGGAATGCCACCGCCAAGCAGCACCGGGTAGACCCGAGGCCGGTACTCGTCGATCAGACCTAACGCCGCTGCCTCGGCTGCGAGAGTGGCGCCGCCGATCGCAATGTCGCCCGTTCCGGGCTCCGCTCGCACTCGCTCGATCTCCTCCGCCAGACCACCGGATGCCAGACGGGCAGTGCCCTGCACCGCCGATAATGTCCGAGAGAAGACCACCTTGGGCAGCGGCTTCCAGATCGCGGCCCACTCGAGCTCTGAGGCGTCGAGCGAGTGATCGAGGTCGGCGGTCTCCCAGTACAGCATCGTCTCGTACAGCCGTCGTCCCATGAGGTGCACGCCACTGCCTCGAACCTCGTCGGTGACGAAGCGAAAGATCTCCTCGTCAGGCTCTGTCCAATCGAAGTCTCCGTGTGGCCCGACGATGTAACCGTCGAGTGAGACGCCCATCGAATAGGTCACACTGCGCATCAGAAGACCTCCTCTATATCGGGCCTACTGTACTCCCGCCGCGGAGGACCTGTCCCGGTCGTCGCTGTGCCTGCTCACTCGTGATCCCGGGAATGTCCGCTCCGCTCAGCATGAACGATGGCTTGGTGGATGAGGTCCTGCACGCCGTCCGGAACCGATTGGTCGCGAAAAATCTGCACTCTCCGCATGCTGCTTTTGCCCTCCGAGCCGAGCAGTTCGTTGGGATCGCGCAGCTCCGAACCCCGGTAGAAGAAGACGTCTATCCAGTCATGGGCGGCATGGATTTTGACAACTGCGCGTCCGTTCACGCTGAAGTACGGGGAACCCCACTTGATGAATTCGCCCAGCGCACCGGATTCACGGATCATGATGATGACGGCTTCTGCGGTGTGGCGTGACCACGGGTCAGGCAGATTATCGAGATAGAGGTCGACTGTCGACGTCACGAGTGTGGGTCCAGATCGACGCTGGACACCCCATCCGAAAGCAACGGATGCAGGAGGTGCTTGTTGAGCACGGTCCCGTCGGGTGCACGGACGAAGAATCGGCGAATACCCCATGACTCCGTGGTGAGCGGATGAACGATCTCGTAGCCGCGTTCACTGGCCGCAGCATAGGCGCCGTCGACGTCGTCCACTGTGACTGTGAGGAGCGGGTTCTCGGAGGCAGTCGCGTCCTGGGACACACGCTGGATATGCTCCCCGGAGCTGGGTACGACGAAGCGGGTGAGCCAGTCCAGACCCATATCCTGCGCATCAAGCCCGAGATAGTCCTCATAGAAGGCTTTCGCGCCTTCGATGTCGGGCACGGTGAGGTCGATCGTCACGCGGATGACATGCATGTGGTTCTCCAGCCGTCGGTGTGCTGCCTCCAGCGTTCCACCTGGCACCGATGAATGTCGATCTTGCCATCACGTCTATCGACCTCTTTGACCGAGTCGACGATACTGGTGTCAGCTGTGGGCATAGGACCCACAGAAGAATGAAAGATGAAAGGCGAGTGGCTATGAAGATGAGACTCGAACTTGTGCCGATTCCCGTCTCCGACGTCGATCGCAGCACAGCTTTCTACACCGAGGTCATCGGGTTCGGGCTCGACCATGATGTGCAGCCCGACAACGGCATGCGCGTCGTGCAGCTCACCCCACCGGGGTCGGCGTGCTCGATCGTGATCGGCACGGGGATGGGAGGCGATCCCGCAGAGGGGACCGTGCACGGATTGCACTTGGTGGTCGACGATATCGCGGCGGTGCGGGAGGAACTCCGGGGTCGTGGGGCCGAAGTCAGCCCCATTCAAGACCAGGGCGGAGTGCTGTACGCCTATTTCAGTGACCCCGATGGAAACTCATGGGCCCTGCAGCAGATCGGCGCTGCCGCGCCGTAGAGACTGTCTGTCCGGATCCACCGCTGGACTGCACGGCGGCGGCATCCCGATCGAATGCGGGTCCAGAGAGCACCGGCCGCGCCCCGTCCGTTGCTCGACCTCCTCCGTAGATCCAGCCCCCACCGTAGATCCAGCCTCCTCCGTAGATCGAGCCCCCACCGTTGATCGAGCCCCCTCCGTTGATCGAGCGTGTCGAGATCCCGCGCGCCGCCCTCGAGTCCGTACCCCACCGTTGATCGAGCCCGTCGAGATCCCGTGAGCCAGTCCCGAAACCGGGGAGCGAGGTCTCGACAAGCTCGACCCACGGTTCGGTAATCGAGTCCGTACCCCACCGTTGATCGAGCCCCCTCCGTTGATCGAGCGTGTCGAGATCCCGTGAGCCACCCTCGAGTCCGTACCCCACCGTTGATCGAGCTCGTCGAGATCCCGTGAGCCAGTCCCGAAACCGGGGAGCGAGGTCTCGACAAGCTCGACCCACGGTTCAGTGATAGACCCCCGTACCCTTCCGTTGATCGAGCGTGTCGAGATCCCGCGCGCCAGTCCCGAAACCGAGGAACGAGGTCTCGACAAGCTCGACCCACGGTTCGGTGATCGAGCCGCACACATCCGTTGATCGAGCTCGTCGAGATCCCGTGAGCCAGTCCCGAAACCGGGGAACGAGGTCTCGACACGCTCGACCGACGCTTCGGCGATCGAGTCCGTACCCTTCCGTTGATCGAGCTCGTCGAGATCCCGTGAGCCACCCTCGAGACCATGGACCGTGGGCTCGACAAGCTCGACCCACGGTTCGGTGATCGACCCGCACCCCTCCCGCCGATCGAGCCACCCCGCTGATCGAGCTCGTCGAGATCCCGTGAGCCACCCTCGAGGCCTTGGCCGGGATCTCGACCGGCCACTAGTTCTCGATCCCTCCACAGATACAGCTTCGAGAAGTTGTGCACCGATACTGAGAAAAGCTCGTAATCATGTTCGTTCTTTGGGAGAATAGAGCTATGTCAATCACCTCCCCACCCCCCGTCTCCGCCCCGGAGCCGACACCCGCCCCGGGTACGTCGGCACCGACCGCGGCCATGGTGCTGGCGGTGCTCGAACAGACGCAGGCACTGTGGGCGGGGCTTGGCCTGGTCAGCCCCGACCGGTTCACTGACGACGACCTCCTCGGTGTGCTCGGTGCGTTCGAAGGCGTGGGCCGGCTGGTCGATGCGGGACGGGTGGCTGTGGCGGCGACGGTCGAGGAACGCTCCGGCCGGTGGCTGGGTCGGGACTCCCTGGCGGCAAAGCGGGGCTGCACCAGTGGCATCGACCTGATCACCCGGGTCACCCGGGTTTCTGGCCGTGAAGCGAAACGGCGTAGCGCCCTCGGTCTGCGAATGCGGGACACGCAGCACGTCGGAACGATCATCCCGGCGCTGTTCCCCACGGTGGGTGCCGCGGTCGCTTCGGGGTTGCTGGGGGTGGATGCGGCGGAGGTGATCATGTCCGGTCTGGCCGAGATCTCCCCGCGCGTCGCCCCCGATGACCTCGCGGCCGCGGAACGCGCTCTGGTGGGAGCGGCGACGGGCACGATCACGGCCGAGAATGAGGGTGAGCCGGGCGCGGGCTTTGCGTTCTCGGCGGACTCGATGCGGGTGCAGATGTTGCAGTGGCAGGCGGCGCTGGACCCCGACGGGGTGGCACCGAACGAGGTCGAGGGTGAGGCGACGAGCACGATCAGTTTCGGCCGCTTCAAAGACGGTGTGTATCCGGTGCGAGGCGGTGTGACTCCCGATCTGTACGGAATCATGAACCTCACCTTCGACGCCTTCATCGCCGCCCGCAAAACCCCCGCGTTCCCCACCGCCGCCGAACAAGCCCGCGACCAGGCACGCGACAACCGCGCCGAGCACGACGACCGTGCCGAGCACGACGACCGTGCCGAGCAGGATGCCCACGACGGTCCCGACGGACACGACTTGAACGACGAGCGCGACCGCGAGTACGACGACCGTGACCACGAACGCGATGACCACGACCGCGACCACGACCACGACCACGACGGCCACGACCACGACCACGACCACGACCATGACGACCACGGTCAGGGTTTAGCCTCGGCCGAGGCTCCTCTTCCCGGGTCGGCCGGGCACGAGTTCGATGACGTCGACACCCGTACCGCCGGTGAGAAGCGGGCCGATATTCTGCGCGGCATGTTCACCCAGCTGGCCCAGGCCGATAACACTCCCAGCATTGGTGGTGCACCGCCGACGGTGGTGGTGCATGTGAACGTGAACGATATTGAAGCCGGGCGCGGTGTCGGCTGGATCGACGGCGTCGACGCCCCCATCTCGCTTCGCACGGTGGATCAGATGATGTGTGCCGGAGGCACCCAAACGGTTCTCTTTGGCCAGAACGGTGAGGTTCTCACGCTGACCGATCCGCAACGACTGTTCAACCGTGCCCAACGCCGGGCGATCCTCGCCCGCGACGGCGGCTGCGGCGTTCCCGGCTGTGATGCTCCCGCACAGTGGCTCGAGTTTCATCACGTGATCCCCTGGAGCAAAGGCGGCGTCACCGAGGTCGACAATGGTGTGGCGTTGTGTTGGCGACATCATCACACCATCGAAACGTCCGGCTGGGAGATCATGATGGTCAACGGTCGGCCCCGCGTGAAGGCCCCGGCCTGGATCGATCCGAGCCGCACCTGGCGCGACGCCAACCGCCACCGCACCGACACCCACCGCCGCGAATAGCCTGCACCGATGAGCCTAAACGGCCCCTGATTTTGTGCCGTTTGCTTTCTGACGAAAGCACTCGAGTGTGACGAGGAGCCCGAGAAATCAGGATGCTGAAGCGTAAAATGCGAGATCTGAGGGAAGCCAACGAGATCCTCCGAACTGCGCAGTGGAGGATGCCGCCTTGCAATTGCGGTGTCATCACAACGTCAGGAAACGGCGCCGGACAAGAGTGCGCGACGCGGGCGTAGGTTGGGGCTCATCCACTTATTCGGCTTGCACGGGATGGGAATGAAAGTGGCGACCTTTCGGCAACTGCATCACTTAAATTCACCTCTTCTGCTGCCCAACGCGTGGGATGTCGGATCGGCCCTCGCCTTTACGGAGGCTGGTTATCGCGCCGTGGGAACCACCAGTTTTGGAATCGCGGCCAGCGCAGGGCTGCCCGACGGGGGCCGTTCAAGCAAAGCAGCAACCCTCGCTCTGGTAGCGCGGATGCGCCCTCTGCACGTTCATGTGACGGCCGATATCGAGAACGGCTACTCGGACGACCCTGCTGAGGTGGCGAGCTTTGTGGCGCAACTTGCGGCACTCGGAGTTGCCGGTATCAACATTGAGGACAGCGTTGATGGGCATCTGACGGATTCAGCCGCCGTGGCTGCCACAGTCGCCGCGGTCAAGCGAAGCAGCCCGGATGTCTTCATTAATGCTCGGGTAGACAATCTGTGGTTTGCGCAACAAGCCACTGTGGATGCCGTTCTGCTTCGTGCCCGAACCTACGTCGACGCCGGGGCCGACGGGGTATTCGTGCCCGGACTTGCCTCTCCGGAAGACATTCGGAGCATCACCTCGGGGATCGGGGTGCCGGTCAACGTACTGGCTCATCCCACCTTGACCGTTGCGGAGTTGGGCGAGTTGGGCGTGCGGAGAGTGAGTTCCGGTTCACTGCCGTACCGAGCGGCTGTGGACGCGGCAGTACACAGTGTCAATGCGCTCAGGGACGGCAGGCTGGTGCCTATGGCGACCTCGTATTGGGAGATGCAGGCGCGTCTCGAATCATTCCGAGAGAGCGTTGCCTGCGCCAATGCTGAGACCTTGTCATGTTTGCCGGGTCGGTATACGGTGACGCTTCCCGTGATCGACGACGATTGTCAGCCGTCGACCTGACTAAAGGACCCCCAATGAATTATGAGAAAGACGGCGTGTTGCGGCAACGAAGCCTCGCCCGAACGAGTGCATTCGTTCTCGGTGGCTTTCTGATTGCTGGCTCATCGATTGCCTTTGCAGCGGGAGCCGCGAATGCGGCTCCCGGAGATGCTTCTGTGACGGTGATTCACGGAATTCCCGACACTCCTGTTGACGTGTATGTGAACGACCCCACGGCTGCGAGCGCCCCGCTGCTTGCTGACTTCCAACCGGGAACCGTCACGGACCCGCTTGCTCTACCAGCAGGAACGTACGACGTGACGATCTTCGCGGCCGGTACCAAAACTGACCCGGTCATCAATCAGTCTGAAACCGTCGAAGCAGACCAAAACATCAGCCTGATCGCGAATCTCGACGCGGCCGGTATGCCAGTGCTCAGCGCCTTTCTCAACGATGTGAGTCCGATCCCCGTCGGTCAAGCGCGGTTGGTGGTCCGGCACACGGCGGAGGCACCTGCTGTTGATGTTCGCGCCAACGAGAACGTTGTCTTCGCCGATCTCACCAACGGTCAGCAGGATTCGGCCGAGTTGGCCCCGGGAACCGTCAGTGCCGACGTCGTTCTCGCGGGTACGTCAACAGTCGTGATCGGTCCAGCGCCCCTGACGCTCACGGCCGGTACGGAGACCATCGTCTATGCCATCGGTTCGGCGACAGCCGACCCGACCACGCTCGGCCTCGTTGTGCAGACGATCAGCGGTCTTGCGGCGGAGCCGACTCCACCCCCGACTACGACTCCGACCCCAGTTCCGCCGGCTCCAGTTCCCCCGGCCTCCGTTCCGGGTGTCTCGGTCAACGCGGGTGGAGTAGCGCAGTCGAGCGCATCTGTGGCCCCGTGGCTGGCTGGCGGTTTCGGACTGATCGGTGTGATCAGCGCGGTCTTCGCGATCGGACTCTACCGGCGCCAGCGCGAGAGTGCATAGGAAGTATTCGTTGAATCTATTCAAGCCGAAGGGATGGTGGGGCAAACGCCCCACCATCCCTGTGGTGGTTCTGGGCTCTGTTGCTGCGGCGTGCCTCACGGTCGCAGGAATCACCGGGGCCGTCTGGTCTCAGAGCAACGCCGACGTGCCCGTTCCCAGTCAGTCGGCAGCGCACAGTATGGACGGAAAGATCGTCACGCAGGACCCTGTCAGTGCGCCCTCTCCGACCCCTACGCCAACGGCATCCCCGACGCCGACGGCAGTCCCTGACCCCGTCCAAGCGAGTGGAGACCGGTTCTCGGTACCCGCCGTTGGCTTGGACATCCCGCTGGACCCGGTGAGCGCGAGTGACGGGCAGATCACACCACCCGGGTTCCAGTCGGCGTACTGGATCACGAATATGGGAGTCCCACTGAGCCAGGGTGCGGAAGGGACTGTGTTCGTCGTGATGCACTCAATTCGGGGCGGGGGTATCGGACCGGGTAATTACCTGACAAACGTTCAAGAGGGCACCTCGGCGTTGGCCGATGGTTCGGCGATCGACGTCGCAGGGGTTCCCTATCACGTCACCGGGTGGACGGTGATTCCGAAAGGTGGGCTGGCCACAGACGCCGACATCTGGGCGAACACGCCGGGGAAGTTGGTCGTGATCACCTGTCTGGAGCATCCGGACGGCAGCGAATCAACCGACAACATGGTGATCACCGCGAGCCGAAACTGACGACCCGCCTGCCGACGCGACCGGTCTTGGGCGCGACGTGACGCGGCCCGCTATCATCTCTTCATGCGCAGGATGCCGGAACGAGGCCCCAACGCTGATGCAGGGGAGCGGGTGCTGATCCTCTCTGCGGGGGTGGGATCGGGGCACAATAGCGCCGCCGCGGCGGTCAAGGATGCATGCGCCGCGCGCTCCGACATCGATGAAGTCCAGGTGCTGGACGTGCTGCAGGTGAGTAGCGTGCTGTACCGCGACCTGCTGGGAAGGGGGTACTTCGTCCTGGTCGAGAACGTGCCGTGGTTGGTCGAGTGGGGCTACGACATCAGCGATCAGCCGTTCCGGCGCCGCGGCCCGATTGACCCCTGGACACGGGCAAACGCCCATCCTGTTGTCGGTGCGATCAAACGATTCCGACCGACCGCGATCGTCTGCACGCACTTCTTGCCCGCCCAGCTCATGGCGTCACTTCTTCTTCGGGGCGTGATCGACGCGAGGATCGCCGTCGTCACGACGGACTACGATTTCCAGGGCTTGTGGCTGACGAGCGCGTTCCATGCTGTTTTCGTGGCACGGGACGAGGGGAAGGCGCAGCTGACGGCGATGGGCCTGCCTGCCGACCGTGTCGCGGTCACCGGCATCCCGATCGCGGCGCAACCGGAGCAGACGCCCGTGCGCGACAGCGAGGCTCCGCCGATGCTCCTGATCTCCGCTGGCGCGTCCGGCGGCGACTATGCCGTCGCGGTCGTTCGGCAGACGCTGCACATGCGCTCTCCGTTCACGGCCACGGTCGTGTGCGGACGCAATGATGCGTTGCGGCAGCGTATCGAGCAGCTGGTGGCGCCTGCCGGCAACCGCTACCGCGTGCTCGGCTTCACGACGGAGATGCCGCAGTTGCTGCGCCGCGCCGACCTGTTCGTGGGCAAACCGGGCGGGCTGTCGGCGTCGGAGTGCATGGCTGCCGGGCTGCCCATGGTTCTCGTGAACCCCATCCCGGGGCAGGAGGTACGCAACGGCGACTACCTGATGGAGCAGGGGGCGGCCATTCGATGTAACTCGGTCGCGACGATCGGCTGGAAGATCGACGAACTGCTACGGGAGCCAGGTCGCCTCCAGCGGATGCAGGCTGCGGCGCAGCGCATCGGGCGCCCCGACGCAGCCGCGGAGGTGCCGAGCAGACTGCTGAGCGGGCCGTCCCGTCCTCTGGTCGTGACCCGCGCCGCCCAAAAGACGATCCTCTCCGCGAGCGAAAACCGCACGGTCGCGAGCGACCTGACGGGCCCGTCTTCCCTGGTCAGACTGATCGACGGAGCCACTGAGAGCACGGTTGCGCTGATGCGGGCCGAGGAGCTCGACGATCTGCAGAAGCGGTATGCCGACTCCGACGGGAATCTGGTGCTGCGGCTCGACGAGACCCGAGTACCGTTCCGAAGCGAGGCACGCCGGTTGTTCCGCAGCGTGCTGCTCGACGACCACTCGCTTCCGGTCCGCGTGGAAGCGCTCGCAGCAGATCCCCCTGTCCTTGTCGAGGGGGCCCCGACCGGGTGACGAAGGCCGCGCGCAGCCTCGGTCATCCGCTCTCGGCATCCGTGCCGGCGGTCTGGCGCAGCGGACGCGCATGCGCCCAGCTGCTCGGGCTGTGTTGGGCGGCGAGCAGGGCCCACTCACCCGGGCGGGGCGACCAGCGACGCGTCGCCGGATCGCGCTGCAGGGTCGGCCCGGCATCGAGTGTGACCGTCACGACCGCTGGAGTGTGCGGCTGCAGCGTCGTTTTCTGGAAGCCCAACAGCTGAGCCACCGGCAGGTCGAGCGACAGGTCTGCAGCATAGACCTGCACTACGGTCGAGCCCTCTCGATCGCCGGTGTTCGTCACGAGCACGTCCGCGCTGCCGCCCGTGTCATCGAACCTGTGGCTGAGAAGTCGGTGCTCGATCGTCGTGTAGCCGAGGCCGAACCCGAACGGGAACGCGGGCGCATGTCCCTCGCCGTCGAGCCGGCGTTGACCCCACGCGTCGTCGTAGACCACGGACTTCGCCGCGCTGTCGAACGCCGGCAAATGCGCGGCATCCGTCGGCAGCACGAATGGCAGCCGTCCGCCGGGCTCCGCGCTGCCGGTCAGCACGCTGGCGAGCGCGCGCCCACCCTCCATCCCGCCGTACCACGCGACGAGGAGGGCCGGCACGCGGTCTCGCCACGCCTCCGTCAGGATCGCGCTGCCGCCGATGAGCACGACAACGGTTCGAGGGTTGGCGGCGGTGACCGCGCGGATGAGGCGCACATCGGAGGGTCGCAGGTCGAGCGAGCTGCGGTCGCCACCTCGCACGAAACGTGACACCACGTGTGCGAGACCGATGAGCGGCCGACGGAGGAGACCCGATCCGAGCGACCGTCCGAGCACGCCCACGTCGACGCCGCCGGTGACGACCGACTCGCCCTCGTCATGGTGGTCCATGCCGACGACGATGATCGCCGTTTCTGCCGCTGCCGCCACCGCGGCTGCGACGCGTGCGTTCCGACCGGAGTTGGTCGTGATCCGCATCCGGGGAAGCGCCTCGCGCAGCCCCTGCAGTGGCGAGACAGTTGAGGGCGGCCGAACGCGTGACGAGCCATGATCACCGAGGTTCGCCCGTGTCGCCAGCCGGCCGATCACAGCGAGGTGCCGGATGCCGGGATCCAGGGGCAGCAGCCGCGCCGCGCCGACGGTCTCG from Leifsonia psychrotolerans encodes:
- a CDS encoding dihydrofolate reductase family protein, which translates into the protein MRSVTYSMGVSLDGYIVGPHGDFDWTEPDEEIFRFVTDEVRGSGVHLMGRRLYETMLYWETADLDHSLDASELEWAAIWKPLPKVVFSRTLSAVQGTARLASGGLAEEIERVRAEPGTGDIAIGGATLAAEAAALGLIDEYRPRVYPVLLGGGIPFFPQHERRVDLELVETRTFTSNVVSLRYRVAR
- a CDS encoding VOC family protein gives rise to the protein MKMRLELVPIPVSDVDRSTAFYTEVIGFGLDHDVQPDNGMRVVQLTPPGSACSIVIGTGMGGDPAEGTVHGLHLVVDDIAAVREELRGRGAEVSPIQDQGGVLYAYFSDPDGNSWALQQIGAAAP
- a CDS encoding VOC family protein is translated as MHVIRVTIDLTVPDIEGAKAFYEDYLGLDAQDMGLDWLTRFVVPSSGEHIQRVSQDATASENPLLTVTVDDVDGAYAAASERGYEIVHPLTTESWGIRRFFVRAPDGTVLNKHLLHPLLSDGVSSVDLDPHS
- a CDS encoding heavy metal translocating P-type ATPase codes for the protein MSSRRNDVQPVVTDPVCGMRADPANALSIEHEGTRFFFCSDHCRSTFEANPDLYIDHDHGDHSGSAAGGSSTPAAPDGAVEYTCPMHPEIRRPGPGACPICGMSLEPVTVTAMESGSSAELVNMTRRFWVGLVLTVPVLVIEMAGHLFGWVHELLPPTVSVWVQLVLATPVVLWAGWPFFVRGWASVRSRNLNMFTLIAIGTGVAWLYSVIATVAPGIFPASFRGMDGTVDVYFESAAVITVLVLLGQVLELRAREKTSGAIKALLDLSPTSARRLRADGTDEEIDLAQVQVGDRLRVRPGEKVPVDGTVQEGRSSIDESLVTGESMPVTKSAGDTVIGGTINQTGGLVMQAEKIGRDTMLARIVSMVAEAQRSQAPIQRLADRVAGVFVPAVLGAAVIAFAVWALVGPDPKLAHALIVAVTVLIIACPCALGLATPMSIMVGVGRGAKMGVLIKNAEALERMEKVDTLVVDKTGTLTEGRPSLTRIITVGSTERTAAPLADDRATVTERTGAAEDELLRLAAGVERASEHPLAAAITAAAHERGITIPDVADFDSPAGRGVTGTVEGHQVALGNVDFLASLGTDMRTLDTQADQLRGEGATVIHMSIDGHAAGLFAIADPIKATTADALAALAADGIQIVMLTGDNLATAQAVAKRLGIDRVEAQVLPEHKSDIVKALRREGKVVAMAGDGVNDAPALAAADVGLAMGSGTDVAIESAGITLLGGDLVGIVHARRLSQKTMRNIRQNLTFAFIYNAAGIPIAAGVLYPFFGVLLSPIIAAAAMSLSSVSVISNALRLRTQKL
- a CDS encoding DMT family transporter; this encodes MSLDVISLTPVQALGIPVALVGSLFLAAGAEFQQHGVAKVHNRATGAPQRSGLALGQLLALARRPSWLIGTLMLGLAIVFQLFSLYLAPLTVVQPLGALALVITAVITARITKTPLSATSIRAIVYCVGGVGLFVAVAALTTTTVPITDAQLGIVVIILASILVALGLAFVLIRTRFTRMFYVVAAGVLFGFVATLAKVLITRVQTIIHGGLHLTPADWLTVACLLGLVTAGILGTYFVQIAYSSGSPELVVAGLTVIDPLVGVTIGIVVLGEATSAPLWAGAVFVIAGLIAVYGVVQLSRQHPQPG
- a CDS encoding DUF1801 domain-containing protein, which encodes MTSTVDLYLDNLPDPWSRHTAEAVIIMIRESGALGEFIKWGSPYFSVNGRAVVKIHAAHDWIDVFFYRGSELRDPNELLGSEGKSSMRRVQIFRDQSVPDGVQDLIHQAIVHAERSGHSRDHE
- a CDS encoding HNH endonuclease signature motif containing protein, encoding MSITSPPPVSAPEPTPAPGTSAPTAAMVLAVLEQTQALWAGLGLVSPDRFTDDDLLGVLGAFEGVGRLVDAGRVAVAATVEERSGRWLGRDSLAAKRGCTSGIDLITRVTRVSGREAKRRSALGLRMRDTQHVGTIIPALFPTVGAAVASGLLGVDAAEVIMSGLAEISPRVAPDDLAAAERALVGAATGTITAENEGEPGAGFAFSADSMRVQMLQWQAALDPDGVAPNEVEGEATSTISFGRFKDGVYPVRGGVTPDLYGIMNLTFDAFIAARKTPAFPTAAEQARDQARDNRAEHDDRAEHDDRAEQDAHDGPDGHDLNDERDREYDDRDHERDDHDRDHDHDHDGHDHDHDHDHDDHGQGLASAEAPLPGSAGHEFDDVDTRTAGEKRADILRGMFTQLAQADNTPSIGGAPPTVVVHVNVNDIEAGRGVGWIDGVDAPISLRTVDQMMCAGGTQTVLFGQNGEVLTLTDPQRLFNRAQRRAILARDGGCGVPGCDAPAQWLEFHHVIPWSKGGVTEVDNGVALCWRHHHTIETSGWEIMMVNGRPRVKAPAWIDPSRTWRDANRHRTDTHRRE